Below is a window of Anaerolineales bacterium DNA.
CAGGCGATCCTGATTGCCAGCCCAGTGTACTGGTTCACGCTGAGCGCCCAGGCAAAGCTATTCATTGACCGCTGGTACGCACTCGAATCGCCCCAGGGAAGTGCACTGAAAGGGAAAAAATTCGGATTGATCCTGACTTACGGTGACAGCGACCCCTACACCTCCGGTGGAATCAATGCCATCCGCACATTCCAGGATATGATGCGTTATATCAAGTCAGACGTGGTAGGGATCGTTTATGGAACGGCCAATAAAGAGGCTGAGATCCTGAACCAGCCCAAGCTCTTGGAAAAAGCTTACAAGCTGGGTGAAAAACTCGCCACGGCTGGCTGAACCCCACCAAGGTTTTCTTCTCTAATAATTGGCACGCAGCCGTGATGTTTATACCATTGCGGCTTGGTTCAGCATCGAAAATCGCAGCCGTGGGTGAACATTTATCCAGGGGGATAAGTAATTCTAGTGTACCGATCCACCAGACCGCGTACCAGTGGGAGGCTGCATTTCATGAATGATACTGGCAAAATGGACAGTGCGGAAGTTGCATTAAGCAAACTAGAAGCCGGGCAGGTGCTTGATGTCGCCACCGGGAACGGGGGCTTCATCACCTTCCTGTTGGACAATATCAAGAGCTTTACGGAAATCACGGGGATCGATCTGAACGAACGGCCCCTTGATGCAGCGCGCAAGGTATTCCTGCAAGGGAATATCCGCTTGCTTAGGATGGATGCGAATCAGATGGAATTCATGGATGGCGTTTTTGATACGGTGTGCATTGCCAACTCGCTGCACCACCTGGAAAATCCGGATCAGGTGCTTGCGGAAATGTGGAGAGTTTGTAAAACAGACGGGACCCTGCTCATCTGCGAAATGTACCGGGACGGGCAGACGAAAACACAGCAAACGCACGTTGACCTGCATCACTGGTGGGCAGCAGTGGACAGGGCGGACGGGATACATCACCTTGAAACGTACACGCGCCAGGAAATCCTGGACATCACCCAAAAACTGGGCTTGAAAGCCATGGAATACTTTGACATGAAAGACCTGGAGGCAGATCCAAAAGAGCCCGAGTTGGTGAAAGATTTGGATGGGATCATAGACCGTTACCTCCAACGAGCTCAAGGATCGAGCGGTGAAGCACAATTAATCGAACGGGGTGAGGAGCTACGCAGGCGGGTGCACGCGACAGGGTTTCATGGAGCAACAAGCCTGCTGGTAATAGGCAGGAAATAGCTCGCAATGCAAATCTGGGATATGGATATATTCACTCGCTTAAGCGGCTGGTGGATATACAATCATGACAGAAATTCGCACCACTTAATAAATTCATAATAACCTGATATCTTTCTTTGAAATGGATGGACACACATTCACAGGCTAGTTACAATCACCTCTGGCTGTGAAGGGACGTGCTAAATGGAAAATCTGATCTACGTAATTTATCTCGGCAGGGGTGATGCAGATAAAGACTCCCTGAGATTGGCGAGCAGCATACGGGCTTTCGCTGGCGGGCTAAGCGCCAATCCGATCTGGATGCTTACCCAGCGTGCTGAAGACGATCTCAGCC
It encodes the following:
- a CDS encoding flavodoxin family protein — its product is MTNHVLVFKSSPRVKGNSSLLAEKAAEGAKDAGGLVESFSLHQLDIRPCDACDICQETGVCVLKDDMQELYPKLRAAQAILIASPVYWFTLSAQAKLFIDRWYALESPQGSALKGKKFGLILTYGDSDPYTSGGINAIRTFQDMMRYIKSDVVGIVYGTANKEAEILNQPKLLEKAYKLGEKLATAG
- a CDS encoding class I SAM-dependent methyltransferase — encoded protein: MNDTGKMDSAEVALSKLEAGQVLDVATGNGGFITFLLDNIKSFTEITGIDLNERPLDAARKVFLQGNIRLLRMDANQMEFMDGVFDTVCIANSLHHLENPDQVLAEMWRVCKTDGTLLICEMYRDGQTKTQQTHVDLHHWWAAVDRADGIHHLETYTRQEILDITQKLGLKAMEYFDMKDLEADPKEPELVKDLDGIIDRYLQRAQGSSGEAQLIERGEELRRRVHATGFHGATSLLVIGRK